A stretch of DNA from Micromonospora peucetia:
CGCGGGCTGGAGGGCAGAGGCGAGGGCAGGGGCAGGCCGGAGTGCGGGGGGCGAGTGCAGGGGCGGGGGCAGGGTGAGGGGCGAGGGTGAGGGGCGGGGCTAGGGGCGGGGCTAGGGGAGGGCGAGGGTGGTTAGTTCGCGGGTGAGGTTGGCGCGGGCGCGGGGTTCCCAGCGCCGGGCCAGTGGCGGCAGCCGGTACAGCGCGGGCAGGGCGAGCAGGCCGGCGAGCACCCGGGCCCGGCCGGCCCGGAAGGCCGGGTCGGGCACGTGCGCGTACTCCTGGCGGATCGCGGCGGCGTAGCGGTCGTACGCCTCGGGCGGCGCCGCGAGGACGGCCAGGTCGGCGTCGCAGAGCAGCGCGCCGTCGGCGTCGCCCGGGTCGACGGCGTGCCCGGCGGTGAGCAGCACCAGCCGGCGCACCTCGGCCACGGCGTCGGCCGGCAGGCCCGCCCCGGTGAGTAGCGTGCCGGCGAGCGCCGCGCTGTCGCGCTCGTTGGCGTCACCCCCGGCGCGCGGATCGTAGACCGCGTCGTGACACCAGGCCGCGAGGCGCACCAGGTCCGGCCGCCCGGCGGACGGCGCGTGCGCGTCGACCACGTCGAGGACGGCCGTCAGGTGGTCCGGGGTGTGATGGTGCCGGTGCGGCTCTCGCCAACGGGCCAGCAGTTCCGCGCCGACCCGGGTCAGCGCCGCCGGGTCGGTCACCCCGGCGCCCCGGGCCGCGGCCCGCCACCGGTCGAGAAGGTCAACCACCCGGCCGAGTCTGCCCCACCGCCGCCATCGCCGGAGGATTCACCGGACGTGGCACGGGTAGTCCCCGCCATGGCCGTGGCCCGGGACCGTCGCCCCTCACTGGTGCGACGCGTCATCCTGCGCGACCGGGGTACGGACGTCGAAGGGCCGCGCATCGGCGAGGCGGTGGCGCACCTGCGGCAGCGCGGCAAACTCACCCTGCACGACCGTCTGCACCGGCTGAAGATGGCGATGGGCCTCGCCGTGCAGGCCGGCCTCGCCGCCGGGCTGGCCTGGCTGGCGGCGCACGAGCTGCTCGGCAACCCGCAGCCGGTCTTCGCGCCGATCTCCGCGGTCGGCACCCTCGCCGCCTCGGTCGGCCAGCGGTTCCGCCGCACGGTGGAGCTGATCGCCGGGGTGGGGATCGGGGTCGCCGTCGGTGACTTCCTCATCTATCTGCTCGGCACCGGGCCGTGGCAGCTGGGGCTGGTGGTCACCCTGGCGATCTTGCTGACCATCTTCGCGGGCGCCAGCGTGGCCATCGTCATCCAGGCGGCGGCCACGGCGGTGCTGATCGTCACGCTCAGCCCGTCGACCGAGAACCTGGAGATCCCCAGGTTCATCGACGCGTTCGTCGGCGGTGGCATCGCGCTGCTCGTCACCGCGGTCCTGCTGCCGCTCAATCCGCTGCGGGTCATCAACCGGGCCGCCCGGCCGGCCCTGGACCTGCTCGCCGCCCAACTCGACAACACCGCGGACGCGCTGCGGGAACGGGACCGGGACAAGGCCCAGCTGGCCCTGGACCGGCTCCGCGACAACCAGGAGGAGCTGGCCGCCTTCACCGAGGCCATCGAGGGGGCGAAGGAGACCGCCATCCTCTCGCCGGCCCGTTGGCACCGGCGGGACGAGCTCACCCACTACGCCGAGGCCGCCGAACCGATCGACCGGGCGATGCGCAACGCCGGCACGTTGACCCGGCGCGCGGTCACCCTGATCGAGGACGGGGAGCCCATCCCGGAGACGATGCCGGACGCGGTGGCCCACCTCGCCGAGTCGGTACGCCTGCTCAAGCACGAGTTCGCCGTCGCCGAGGAGCCGGAGAAGGCTCGGGAGCGGGCGCTGCGCGCGGTCGGCGAGGCCGGCCGGGCGTACGCCGAGGGGGTCGGCTTCTCCGGCAGCGTGGTGATCGCACAGGTGCGGACCACCGCCAGCGACCTGATGGTGGCCTCCGGCATCAGCCAGGAGGAGGCGAACCGTGGCGTCCGGCAGTCCTTCGGCGACCAGGACCGAGCGCACGATCACGGCCCCCCGAAGCCACCCACCGCCCCGCCGCTTGGCTGACCACCCCGCCGCCCCACCACCCACCGCTCACAGCCCCGCCCCTCTCGCTCACAACCCTGCCCCCTCGCCCGCCGCCCCCGCCTCGCTCGCGCCCCGCGCACCCGCCCCCTCGCCCGCGATCTTGCACTTTCGGCCCCTAAGGCGCGGCTTTAGTCCGGTTTGCCGGGGCAGTAAGTGCAAGATCGACGGGGCGGGAGCGCGGGGCGGGAGCGCGGGGCGGGAGCGCGGGGCGGGAGGCGGGAGGCGCGGGAAGGGCAGGGGTGGGAGGCGCGGGGCGGGGGAAGGGGAGGGCGGGGAGGTCAGGGCAGGGTGGTCAGGGCGGTCAGGAGGCGGTCGACGTGGTCTGTCGTGCTGCCCAGGCCGATGCTGGCGCGCAGGGCGGTCGGTGGCAGGTCCCGCCGGCCGCTGCGGGCCGCCGCCTCGTCGAGCAGCCGCCGGGCCAGCGGATGGGCGCAGAAGAGGCCGTCGCGCACCCCGATGTCGTACGACGTGGCCAGTTCCGCCGCCACCTCCGCCGAGTCCCGGCCGGCCACCACGAACGACACGATGCCCACCCGGGACGCCGCCGGCCCGAACGTGCGCAGCTCCACCACGTGCGGCAGGGCCGCGATGCCGTCGCGCAGCCGGGCCAGCAGGGCCTGCTCGGTGTCGTGCAGGGCGGCCCGGTCGGCGTCGGCCAGGGCGGCGCAGACCGCGGCCAGGGCGACCGCGCCGAGCAGGTTCGGCGTGCCCGCCTCGTGCCGGGCCGGGCCGGTCGCCCACCGTACGTCGTGGGTGGCCGCCCCGACGTGGCTGGTGGCGCCGCCGCCGACCAGGTACGGCGGCGCCGCGTCCAGCCAGTCCGCCCGCCCG
This window harbors:
- a CDS encoding FUSC family protein, which gives rise to MARDRRPSLVRRVILRDRGTDVEGPRIGEAVAHLRQRGKLTLHDRLHRLKMAMGLAVQAGLAAGLAWLAAHELLGNPQPVFAPISAVGTLAASVGQRFRRTVELIAGVGIGVAVGDFLIYLLGTGPWQLGLVVTLAILLTIFAGASVAIVIQAAATAVLIVTLSPSTENLEIPRFIDAFVGGGIALLVTAVLLPLNPLRVINRAARPALDLLAAQLDNTADALRERDRDKAQLALDRLRDNQEELAAFTEAIEGAKETAILSPARWHRRDELTHYAEAAEPIDRAMRNAGTLTRRAVTLIEDGEPIPETMPDAVAHLAESVRLLKHEFAVAEEPEKARERALRAVGEAGRAYAEGVGFSGSVVIAQVRTTASDLMVASGISQEEANRGVRQSFGDQDRAHDHGPPKPPTAPPLG
- a CDS encoding HD domain-containing protein, with translation MVDLLDRWRAAARGAGVTDPAALTRVGAELLARWREPHRHHHTPDHLTAVLDVVDAHAPSAGRPDLVRLAAWCHDAVYDPRAGGDANERDSAALAGTLLTGAGLPADAVAEVRRLVLLTAGHAVDPGDADGALLCDADLAVLAAPPEAYDRYAAAIRQEYAHVPDPAFRAGRARVLAGLLALPALYRLPPLARRWEPRARANLTRELTTLALP